The Clostridium sporogenes genome contains a region encoding:
- the secY gene encoding preprotein translocase subunit SecY — MLSTLRNAWKVPDLRKRLIFTLFMIAIFRMGNYIPVPGIDTSKLANLTQNGSLFGFYDLISGGAFSRFSIFAMGVVPYINSSIIMQLLTIALPSLESLSKEGEEGRKKIQQYTRYGAVILGVIQAFSTYAIIARAGALRDGSKLNLFIIIITLTTASTFLMWFGDKITEKGIGNGISLIIFVNIVSRFPSTIYSIAGLQKAETVNFVEVIMFIVIALALFLLVVIMNLAERRIPVQYAGRAVGNKIYKGQSTHIPINVNSSAVIGIIFAISVMQFPLTIGQFWPESAFYKFITLNKYSPFRDKSIAYIVLYFVLTVFFTWFYTVVTFKPDEMAENMHKSSGFIPGIRPGEPTAEYIERVITKSSIIGGTFAAIIAIFPIIMATYSKFQGISFGGTSMLIMVGFALDTIRQMESQLVMRHYQGFLK, encoded by the coding sequence ATGCTATCAACCCTACGTAATGCTTGGAAAGTTCCTGATTTAAGGAAAAGATTAATTTTTACTTTATTTATGATAGCAATTTTCAGGATGGGAAATTACATCCCAGTTCCTGGAATTGATACATCTAAATTAGCTAACCTCACGCAAAATGGATCATTATTTGGATTTTATGATTTAATATCTGGAGGAGCTTTTAGTAGATTTAGCATATTTGCTATGGGTGTTGTACCATATATTAACTCCTCAATTATAATGCAATTACTTACAATTGCGTTACCTTCTTTGGAAAGTCTTTCAAAAGAAGGAGAAGAGGGAAGAAAAAAAATTCAACAATATACTAGGTATGGTGCAGTTATACTTGGTGTTATTCAAGCATTCAGTACATATGCGATAATTGCTCGTGCTGGAGCACTTAGAGATGGATCAAAGTTAAATTTATTCATAATTATAATAACATTAACTACTGCATCAACTTTTTTAATGTGGTTCGGTGATAAAATAACAGAAAAAGGTATAGGTAACGGAATATCACTAATAATATTTGTTAACATAGTGTCTAGATTTCCATCAACTATATATAGCATAGCAGGACTTCAAAAGGCTGAAACAGTAAATTTTGTGGAAGTTATAATGTTTATAGTAATAGCTTTAGCATTGTTCTTATTAGTTGTAATAATGAACTTAGCTGAAAGAAGAATACCTGTCCAATATGCTGGAAGAGCAGTAGGAAATAAAATTTATAAAGGTCAATCTACACACATACCAATAAATGTTAATTCCTCTGCGGTTATAGGTATTATATTTGCTATATCAGTAATGCAATTTCCACTTACTATTGGTCAATTTTGGCCAGAATCAGCTTTTTATAAGTTTATTACTTTAAATAAATACAGTCCTTTTAGAGATAAAAGTATTGCTTATATTGTGTTATATTTTGTATTAACAGTGTTCTTTACTTGGTTTTATACAGTGGTAACTTTTAAACCTGATGAAATGGCAGAAAATATGCATAAGTCATCTGGATTTATACCAGGAATAAGACCAGGAGAACCTACAGCGGAATATATAGAAAGAGTAATAACAAAGAGTTCTATAATCGGTGGAACTTTTGCAGCTATTATAGCAATATTCCCAATAATTATGGCAACATATAGTAAGTTCCAAGGTATATCCTTTGGAGGAACAAGTATGCTAATTATGGTTGGATTTGCATTAGATACTATAAGACAAATGGAATCTCAATTAGTTATGCGTCACTATCAAGGTTTCTTAAAATAA
- the rpsQ gene encoding 30S ribosomal protein S17 — protein MERSNRKTRMGRVVSNKMDKTIVVAVETKVRHPLYGKIMNRTTKFKAHDENNTANINDKVLIMETRPLSKQKRWRLVEVVEKAK, from the coding sequence GTGGAAAGATCAAATAGAAAGACAAGAATGGGTAGAGTAGTTTCAAATAAAATGGATAAGACAATAGTAGTAGCAGTAGAAACAAAGGTTCGCCATCCATTATATGGTAAAATAATGAACAGAACTACTAAGTTTAAGGCTCATGATGAAAATAATACAGCTAATATAAATGATAAAGTATTAATAATGGAAACAAGACCATTATCAAAACAAAAAAGATGGAGACTTGTTGAAGTAGTAGAAAAAGCTAAATAG
- the rpsE gene encoding 30S ribosomal protein S5 — translation MRIDPSTLNLKEKVVHINRVAKVVKGGRNFRFSVLVVVGDEAGHVGVGTGKSIEIPEAIRKAIEDAKKNIVEVKTVGTTVPHDIIGKFGKGEVLIMTAKEGTGVIAGGPVRAVLELAGLKDVRAKSKGSNNPTNMINATIDGLARLRTVEDIAKLRGKTVEEILG, via the coding sequence ATGAGAATTGATCCTAGCACTTTAAATTTAAAAGAAAAAGTTGTTCATATAAACAGAGTTGCTAAGGTTGTTAAAGGTGGTAGAAACTTTAGATTTAGCGTACTAGTTGTTGTTGGAGACGAAGCAGGACACGTTGGTGTTGGTACAGGAAAATCTATAGAAATACCTGAAGCAATAAGAAAAGCAATAGAAGATGCTAAAAAGAACATAGTTGAAGTTAAAACAGTAGGAACCACTGTACCACATGATATAATCGGAAAATTCGGTAAGGGAGAAGTTCTTATAATGACAGCTAAAGAAGGTACAGGAGTTATAGCAGGTGGTCCTGTTAGAGCCGTACTTGAACTTGCTGGATTAAAGGACGTTAGAGCTAAATCAAAAGGTTCTAATAATCCAACAAATATGATTAATGCTACAATAGATGGATTAGCAAGATTAAGAACAGTTGAAGATATAGCTAAACTTAGAGGTAAGACTGTAGAAGAGATTTTAGGTTAG
- the rpmC gene encoding 50S ribosomal protein L29, protein MKARELQELRKSSPQELQSKLNDLKAELFNLRFQLATGQLENPMRIREVKKSIAQIKTILREEEIRAYQQ, encoded by the coding sequence ATGAAGGCTAGAGAATTACAAGAATTAAGAAAAAGCAGCCCACAAGAGTTACAATCAAAGTTAAATGATCTAAAAGCGGAATTATTCAATTTAAGATTTCAATTAGCTACAGGTCAGTTAGAAAACCCAATGAGAATTAGAGAAGTAAAAAAATCAATAGCTCAAATTAAAACTATCTTAAGAGAAGAAGAGATAAGAGCATATCAACAGTAA
- the rpsH gene encoding 30S ribosomal protein S8 yields MVMSDPIADLLTRIRNANVVRHEVVEVPSSNIKKAIANIMLTEGYIRDLEEYRDGSVDMLRISMKYGQNKERIITGLKRISKPGLRVYCRKDETPKVLNGLGVAVVSTSKGIVTDREARKLGVGGEVLCYIW; encoded by the coding sequence ATGGTAATGTCTGATCCAATAGCAGATTTATTAACACGTATAAGAAACGCAAATGTAGTTAGACATGAAGTAGTAGAAGTTCCTTCATCTAACATAAAAAAAGCCATAGCAAATATAATGCTTACAGAAGGTTATATAAGAGATTTAGAAGAATATAGAGATGGTTCTGTAGATATGCTAAGAATCTCAATGAAATACGGACAAAACAAAGAGAGAATAATAACTGGTCTTAAAAGAATATCAAAACCAGGTTTAAGAGTTTATTGTAGAAAAGATGAAACTCCTAAAGTTTTAAACGGACTAGGAGTAGCTGTAGTTTCTACTTCTAAAGGAATTGTTACAGATAGAGAAGCAAGAAAATTAGGCGTTGGCGGAGAAGTACTTTGCTACATATGGTAA
- a CDS encoding adenylate kinase, giving the protein MRVILLGPPGAGKGTQAKLISEKFSIPHISTGDIFRANIKEKTPLGIEAKRYIDNGQLVPDEVTIGIVKDRLTKDDCDNGFLLDGFPRTVAQAEALDEFLKGINKDLDVALLIKVPEEFILERMTGRRVCTSCGASYHIRFNPPKIEGKCDICDNELIQRKDDTEATVKERLEVYSKQTYPLINYYKDNGIISEVNGTESIDEVFGNISNILGRDK; this is encoded by the coding sequence ATGCGTGTAATTTTGTTAGGTCCTCCAGGAGCAGGTAAAGGAACTCAAGCAAAATTAATAAGTGAAAAATTTTCTATCCCTCATATATCAACAGGTGATATATTTAGGGCAAACATAAAGGAGAAGACTCCTTTAGGAATAGAAGCAAAAAGATATATAGATAATGGTCAATTAGTACCAGATGAGGTAACTATAGGAATAGTTAAAGATAGATTAACAAAAGATGATTGTGATAATGGTTTCCTTTTAGATGGTTTTCCAAGAACAGTTGCTCAAGCAGAAGCTTTAGATGAATTTTTAAAGGGCATAAATAAGGATTTAGATGTGGCACTATTAATTAAGGTGCCTGAAGAATTTATCTTGGAAAGAATGACTGGTAGAAGAGTTTGCACATCTTGTGGTGCAAGTTATCACATAAGATTTAATCCTCCTAAAATAGAAGGAAAATGTGATATATGTGATAATGAATTAATTCAAAGAAAAGATGATACAGAAGCAACAGTAAAAGAAAGATTAGAAGTTTACAGCAAACAAACTTATCCGCTTATAAATTATTATAAAGACAATGGTATAATCTCAGAGGTTAATGGGACTGAATCAATTGATGAGGTATTTGGAAATATTTCAAATATCTTAGGGAGAGATAAATAA
- the rplR gene encoding 50S ribosomal protein L18 yields the protein MFKKNDRSQSRERRHMRVRKKIFGTAERPRLSVYRSEKHIYAQLIDDVEGKTLVAASSAEKGFDGVGSNKEGAKLVGKMVAEKALEKGLKKVVFDRGGFIYHGRIKELAEGAREAGLDF from the coding sequence ATGTTTAAGAAGAATGATAGATCTCAATCAAGAGAAAGACGTCATATGAGAGTTCGTAAAAAGATTTTCGGAACAGCTGAACGTCCAAGACTATCAGTATATAGAAGTGAAAAACATATATATGCTCAATTAATAGATGATGTAGAAGGAAAGACATTAGTTGCTGCTTCAAGTGCAGAAAAAGGATTCGATGGTGTAGGAAGCAACAAAGAAGGCGCTAAATTAGTTGGAAAAATGGTAGCTGAGAAAGCGCTAGAAAAGGGATTAAAAAAAGTTGTATTTGACAGAGGCGGATTCATATATCACGGAAGAATTAAAGAACTTGCAGAAGGCGCAAGAGAAGCAGGTCTTGATTTTTAA
- the rplO gene encoding 50S ribosomal protein L15, giving the protein MKLHELKAAEGANKASKRVGRGTGSGLGKTSGRGQNGQNSRSGGGVRPGFEGGQMPLYRRLPKRGFKNIFAKEYAAINLDRLNCFEDGTVVTPELLVEKRVVKKVKDGVKILGNGNIEKKLTVKAAKFSKSAIEKIEAAGGKVEVI; this is encoded by the coding sequence ATGAAACTTCACGAATTAAAAGCAGCTGAAGGTGCAAATAAAGCATCAAAAAGAGTAGGTAGAGGAACAGGCTCTGGACTAGGCAAAACAAGCGGAAGAGGTCAAAACGGACAAAACTCTAGAAGCGGTGGTGGAGTAAGACCAGGCTTTGAAGGTGGTCAAATGCCTTTATATAGAAGACTTCCAAAAAGAGGTTTCAAAAACATATTTGCTAAAGAATATGCAGCAATAAATCTTGATAGATTAAATTGCTTTGAAGATGGAACAGTTGTAACTCCAGAACTTTTAGTTGAAAAAAGAGTAGTAAAAAAAGTTAAAGATGGAGTTAAAATTTTAGGAAATGGTAATATAGAAAAAAAATTAACTGTTAAAGCAGCAAAGTTCTCTAAATCAGCTATTGAAAAGATCGAAGCAGCAGGAGGAAAAGTTGAGGTGATATAA
- the infA gene encoding translation initiation factor IF-1: protein MSKDDVIEMQGTVLESLPNAMFEVELESGHKIIAHISGKLRMNFIRILPGDKVTVELSPYDLTRGRITWRAK from the coding sequence ATGTCAAAAGATGATGTAATTGAAATGCAAGGTACTGTTTTAGAATCTCTACCTAATGCTATGTTTGAAGTAGAATTAGAAAGCGGTCATAAAATAATTGCACATATATCAGGAAAATTAAGAATGAATTTCATAAGAATTTTACCAGGTGATAAAGTAACTGTAGAACTTTCTCCATACGATTTAACCAGAGGAAGAATAACCTGGAGAGCCAAATAA
- the map gene encoding type I methionyl aminopeptidase, with translation MITIKTDSEIEYMVKAGRVVAEALDTLEKHVKPGISTGELDRIAEEIILGRNAKPSFKGYYGFPASICASVNNEVVHGIPNKDRILNEGDIISIDCGAVLNGYQGDAARTFPVGNVSEEAVKLIEVTKNSFFKGIEKAKVGNRLTDISAAIQEYVESYGFSIVRDYVGHGIGKNMHEDPEVPNFGRPGRGPKLSKGMCLAIEPMVNIGDFNVKVEPNKWTVVTVDGSLSAHYENTVAILNDGPKITTLI, from the coding sequence ATGATAACAATAAAAACCGATTCTGAAATAGAATACATGGTAAAAGCAGGAAGAGTTGTTGCTGAAGCCTTAGATACTTTAGAAAAACATGTAAAGCCAGGAATAAGCACTGGAGAGTTAGATAGAATCGCAGAAGAGATTATATTAGGCAGAAATGCCAAACCATCTTTCAAAGGATATTATGGTTTCCCAGCTTCTATATGTGCATCTGTTAATAATGAAGTAGTTCATGGAATACCAAATAAAGATAGAATTCTAAATGAAGGAGACATAATTAGTATAGATTGTGGAGCTGTTTTAAATGGATATCAGGGCGATGCAGCAAGAACATTTCCAGTAGGAAATGTGTCAGAAGAAGCTGTTAAGTTAATAGAAGTTACAAAAAATAGTTTTTTCAAAGGTATAGAAAAAGCTAAAGTTGGCAATAGATTAACTGATATATCTGCAGCTATTCAAGAATATGTTGAAAGTTATGGATTTTCTATTGTAAGGGATTATGTAGGTCATGGCATAGGAAAGAATATGCATGAAGATCCAGAAGTACCTAACTTTGGTAGACCAGGCAGGGGACCTAAATTGTCAAAAGGAATGTGTTTAGCTATTGAGCCTATGGTTAATATAGGAGACTTCAATGTAAAAGTTGAACCCAATAAATGGACTGTAGTTACTGTAGATGGTAGTTTATCTGCTCATTATGAGAATACTGTGGCTATACTAAATGATGGACCTAAAATAACCACTTTAATTTAA
- the rplN gene encoding 50S ribosomal protein L14 → MIQQQTRLKVADNSGAKEIMCIRVLGGSHRKWGNIGDVIVASVKSATPGGVVKKGEVVKAVIVRSVKGLRRADGSYIKFDENAAVIIKDDKNPKGTRIFGPVARELRDKEFNKILSLAPEVL, encoded by the coding sequence ATGATTCAGCAACAAACAAGATTAAAGGTAGCAGATAATTCCGGAGCAAAGGAAATTATGTGTATAAGAGTTTTAGGTGGTTCCCACAGAAAATGGGGAAATATCGGAGATGTAATAGTTGCTAGTGTTAAAAGTGCAACACCAGGCGGTGTTGTTAAAAAAGGTGAAGTTGTAAAGGCTGTTATAGTAAGATCAGTTAAAGGATTAAGAAGAGCAGATGGTTCTTACATAAAATTTGATGAAAATGCAGCAGTTATAATAAAAGATGATAAAAACCCAAAAGGAACTCGTATTTTTGGACCAGTTGCAAGGGAGCTAAGAGATAAAGAGTTCAATAAAATACTATCATTAGCACCTGAAGTTTTATAA
- a CDS encoding type Z 30S ribosomal protein S14, whose translation MARKALIEKWNKTPKHSTRAYTRCRICGRPHAVLKKYGICRICFRELAYKGEIPGCKKASW comes from the coding sequence ATGGCACGTAAAGCTTTAATAGAAAAATGGAATAAAACACCAAAACATTCAACTAGAGCTTATACAAGATGCAGAATTTGTGGAAGACCACATGCGGTATTAAAAAAATACGGTATCTGTCGTATATGTTTTAGAGAGCTTGCTTACAAAGGTGAAATACCTGGATGCAAAAAAGCCAGCTGGTAA
- the rpsK gene encoding 30S ribosomal protein S11: MAAGIKAKRSRRKKERKNVEHGCAHIKSTFNNSIVTITDSVGNTLSWASAGGLGFRGSRKSTPFAAQMAAETAAKAAMEHGLKSIEVYVKGPGSGREAAIRSLQAAGLEVTLIKDVTPIPHNGCRPPKRRRV; the protein is encoded by the coding sequence ATGGCAGCAGGAATAAAAGCTAAAAGAAGTAGAAGAAAAAAAGAAAGAAAAAATGTTGAACATGGTTGTGCACATATAAAATCAACTTTCAACAATTCAATAGTTACAATCACTGACAGTGTTGGTAATACTTTATCTTGGGCAAGTGCAGGTGGATTAGGTTTTAGAGGTTCAAGAAAAAGCACACCATTTGCAGCACAAATGGCTGCAGAAACAGCAGCTAAAGCGGCTATGGAACATGGATTAAAAAGCATAGAAGTTTATGTAAAAGGACCGGGCTCAGGAAGAGAAGCTGCTATAAGATCTTTACAAGCAGCAGGTCTAGAAGTTACTTTAATAAAGGATGTAACTCCAATACCACATAATGGTTGTAGACCACCAAAGAGAAGAAGAGTATAG
- a CDS encoding KOW domain-containing RNA-binding protein, translated as MAKECQIGRLVLSKSGRDKDNSFIIIDILDENYVYICDGDIHTLDKPKKKKNKHLIFTNIICEDIINLKATGNNIKNSVIKKFIQSHQVNKEV; from the coding sequence TTGGCTAAAGAGTGCCAGATTGGTAGATTAGTTTTATCAAAATCAGGTAGGGATAAAGATAATAGTTTCATTATAATAGATATACTAGATGAAAATTATGTATATATTTGTGATGGAGATATTCATACTTTAGATAAACCTAAAAAGAAAAAAAATAAACATTTGATATTTACCAATATTATTTGTGAAGATATAATAAATCTAAAGGCAACAGGTAACAACATTAAAAATTCTGTAATAAAAAAATTTATACAGTCTCATCAAGTTAATAAGGAGGTTTGA
- the rpsM gene encoding 30S ribosomal protein S13, which produces MARISGIDLPKEKRVEIGLTYIYGIGLPTSQEILKATGVNPDTRVKDLSEEEVNAIRDYVNKNVKVEGDLRREIKLNIKRLVEIGSYRGIRHRRNLPVRGQKTKTNARTRKGPKRAIGGKKKK; this is translated from the coding sequence ATGGCAAGAATTTCAGGTATAGACCTACCAAAAGAAAAAAGAGTAGAAATCGGTCTAACATATATATACGGAATTGGCTTACCAACTTCTCAAGAAATATTAAAAGCTACTGGAGTAAATCCAGATACAAGAGTTAAAGACTTATCAGAAGAAGAAGTTAATGCAATCAGAGATTACGTTAATAAAAATGTAAAAGTTGAAGGTGACTTAAGAAGAGAAATTAAACTTAACATAAAGAGATTAGTTGAAATTGGATCTTATAGAGGAATAAGACATAGAAGAAACCTTCCAGTTAGAGGTCAAAAGACTAAGACTAACGCGAGAACAAGAAAAGGTCCAAAGAGAGCTATAGGTGGAAAGAAGAAAAAATAA
- the rpmD gene encoding 50S ribosomal protein L30: MAKVKITLVKSLIGRKKDQIATVNALGLKKIGNIVEHEETPQISGMIKKVSYLLKVEEA; this comes from the coding sequence GTGGCTAAGGTTAAAATAACATTAGTTAAGAGCTTAATAGGTAGAAAAAAAGATCAAATAGCTACTGTTAATGCTCTTGGACTAAAAAAGATTGGTAACATAGTTGAACATGAGGAAACTCCTCAAATAAGTGGAATGATAAAAAAGGTAAGTTACTTATTAAAAGTAGAAGAAGCATAG
- the rplX gene encoding 50S ribosomal protein L24 — MSKIHVRKKDTVVVISGKDKGKIGEVLSVLPKKGKVIVKDVNVVTKHQKPNRENMQGGIIHKEAPIFSSKVMLYCDKCKSATRISNKILEDGTKVRVCKKCGETF; from the coding sequence ATGAGCAAAATACATGTAAGAAAAAAAGATACAGTTGTTGTTATATCTGGTAAAGATAAAGGCAAAATTGGAGAAGTTTTATCTGTATTACCTAAAAAAGGTAAAGTAATAGTTAAAGATGTGAATGTAGTAACTAAACATCAAAAACCAAATAGAGAAAATATGCAGGGTGGAATAATACATAAAGAAGCCCCAATATTTAGCTCAAAAGTAATGCTATATTGTGATAAATGCAAATCAGCTACTAGAATCAGTAATAAGATTTTAGAAGATGGAACAAAAGTAAGAGTATGCAAAAAGTGCGGAGAAACATTTTAA
- the rpmJ gene encoding 50S ribosomal protein L36: MKVRPSVKPICEKCKVIRRKGKVMVICENPKHKQKQG; the protein is encoded by the coding sequence ATGAAAGTAAGACCATCAGTTAAACCTATATGCGAAAAATGCAAGGTTATAAGAAGAAAAGGTAAAGTAATGGTTATTTGTGAAAATCCTAAGCACAAACAAAAACAAGGCTAA
- the rplF gene encoding 50S ribosomal protein L6, producing the protein MSRVGKLPVAIPNGVTVTVTPDNVVTVKGPKGELVKAMSNKINIAVEDNSVVVTRDNDHKDVRALHGLTRALINNMVTGVNEGYVKTLELIGVGYRAQLQGKKLVLSLGFSHPVEMEAVSGVEFEVEGGTKVKVKGIDKELVGAVAADIRKWRKPEPYKGKGIKYENEVIRRKEGKTGKK; encoded by the coding sequence ATGTCAAGAGTAGGAAAACTTCCAGTAGCTATCCCTAATGGAGTAACTGTTACAGTAACACCAGATAACGTTGTTACTGTAAAGGGACCAAAGGGAGAGTTAGTAAAAGCTATGAGTAACAAAATAAACATAGCTGTAGAAGATAATTCAGTAGTTGTAACTAGAGACAATGATCATAAAGATGTAAGAGCTCTTCATGGTTTAACAAGAGCTTTAATAAACAACATGGTAACAGGAGTTAATGAAGGATACGTTAAAACATTAGAATTAATAGGTGTTGGTTATAGAGCGCAATTACAAGGAAAGAAATTAGTACTTAGCCTTGGATTCTCACATCCAGTTGAAATGGAAGCAGTTTCAGGAGTAGAATTTGAAGTTGAAGGTGGAACTAAGGTAAAAGTTAAAGGTATAGATAAGGAATTAGTAGGTGCTGTAGCAGCAGACATAAGAAAATGGAGAAAACCTGAACCTTACAAAGGAAAAGGAATTAAATACGAAAATGAAGTTATAAGACGTAAGGAAGGTAAGACTGGTAAGAAATAA
- the rplE gene encoding 50S ribosomal protein L5: MMPRLQEKYEKEAVSALMDKFGYKNIMEVPKLEKIVINMGVGEAKENQKALEAAVEDLAKITGQKPILTKAKKSVANFKIRENMPLGCKVTLRKQNMYEFADKLINVALPRVRDFSGVSSKSFDGRGNYAIGIKEQLIFPEIEFDKIDKIRGMDIIFVTTAKTDEEARELLRFLGMPFAR, from the coding sequence ATGATGCCAAGATTACAAGAAAAGTATGAAAAAGAAGCAGTATCAGCTTTAATGGATAAGTTCGGATATAAAAATATAATGGAAGTGCCAAAACTTGAAAAAATAGTTATCAATATGGGTGTTGGTGAAGCTAAAGAGAATCAAAAAGCTCTTGAAGCAGCAGTAGAAGATTTAGCTAAAATAACTGGTCAAAAACCAATATTAACTAAAGCTAAAAAATCAGTAGCTAACTTTAAAATAAGAGAAAATATGCCACTAGGTTGTAAAGTTACATTAAGAAAACAAAACATGTATGAATTTGCAGATAAATTAATAAATGTGGCTTTACCTAGAGTTAGAGATTTCAGCGGAGTTTCAAGTAAATCATTTGATGGAAGAGGAAACTATGCTATAGGAATAAAAGAACAATTAATATTCCCAGAAATAGAATTTGATAAGATTGATAAAATTAGAGGTATGGATATAATTTTTGTAACAACTGCAAAGACTGACGAGGAAGCAAGAGAACTATTAAGATTCCTTGGAATGCCATTTGCTCGTTAA